One Primulina tabacum isolate GXHZ01 chromosome 10, ASM2559414v2, whole genome shotgun sequence DNA segment encodes these proteins:
- the LOC142505648 gene encoding uncharacterized protein LOC142505648, whose product MAEDDTNGILIQGDSTGQQTIDESTLYDVLNCLFSTIFFPDPDSEYASAPLLQRIKASLSVNIPLLYDASRNTGRRALLWTRRGGTFRALLVVSAGTIAVVTLTGLLVFMLFFFAATFNAVVISLLMSLAAAGGCLTLFFAFVAAIYFGAISVALFVISTAAISSVIAVLFATGWIGFILTLWLVAKKSIGVAKYSLFVTCSAVSAYSTAAWHSPNQNVSKKSD is encoded by the exons ATGGCGGAGGATGATACCAACGGAATACTGATCCAAGGCGACAGTACTGGCCAGCAAACGATTGACGAATCGACTCTTTACGATGTTCTCAATTGTTTGTTCTCAACGATCTTCTTCCCTGATCCGGATTCAGAGTATGCTTCTGCTCCGCTGCTGCAGAGGATCAAAGCTTCGCTCTCAGTTAATATTCCTCTGCTTTATGATGCCTCGAGGAACACTGGTCGTCGTGCTCTTCTCTGGACTCGCCGCGGCGGAACCTTCCGTGCGCTTCTCGTAGTTTCA GCTGGGACAATAGCTGTTGTCACCTTAACAGGATTGTTAGTGTTCATGCTCTTCTTCTTTGCGGCGACCTTCAATGCTGTGGTCATATCCCTTCTCATGTCTTTGGCAGCCGCTGGAGGATGCTTGACTCTATTCTTCGCCTTTGTTGCAGCCATTTACTTTGGGGCAATATCGGTTGCTTTATTTGTCATTTCCACAGCAGCTATTTCTTCGGTTATAGCTGTTCTTTTTGCTACAG GTTGGATTGGATTCATTTTAACGTTGTGGCTGGTTGCAAAGAAAAGCATCGGTGTGGCCAAGTATTCCTTGTTCGTGACCTGTTCTGCGGTTTCAGCTTATTCTACAGCTGCTTGGCATTCCCCGAACCAAAATGTATCCAAGAAATCAGATTGA